A genomic segment from Antedon mediterranea chromosome 6, ecAntMedi1.1, whole genome shotgun sequence encodes:
- the LOC140051001 gene encoding thimet oligopeptidase-like isoform X1, with the protein MADTFLDRIKLTWDLSAEDIKNRVDSLIKTVRDVYDKVGNLKENELTYENTIQAMTNNDSYYSVQRNMLDFPQHVSAKKEIREASTEADKKLSEFDVEMSMRQDVFDNLVAFQSKTDVSKLKPEAKRYLEKLIKLGRRNGLHLAKDIQDQIKAMKKRASDIAIDFNKNINDENTVLEFTEKELDGVPADVIKRFEKTSDGKCKVTLQYPDYFPVMKKCRNPETRRQMEFAFNSRCKEANTKIMEELVEIRHKKSQLLDFPTHAAFILDMRMAKKAESVATFLKDLSQKLRPLQDKELKRFLQYKEEECKELGIEFDSKINYWDMRYYMTIAEEREYSIDHNKLKEYFPLDHVTTGLLNIYQELLGLKFKEVENPPVWHEDVQMFTVIDVATDQFMGHFFLDLFPREGKFSHAACFGLQPGCLEPDGSRQSAAAAMVANFTKPTSDQPSLLTHDDVETFFHEFGHVMHQICSQAEISLFSGTRVERDFVEAPSQMLENWVWEKESLSRMSKHYKDGSAIPDELMDKLVKARNANAGVFNQRQILLGTFDQTIHTKDKADTQSIYAEISKDVLQIPATPNTNMCAAFGHLADGYDAQYYGYLWSEVYCMDMFHSRFKKEGIMNPKVGMDYRKYILQPGGSMDAIDMLKKFLGREPSQESFLISKGLQA; encoded by the exons ATGGCTGATACATTTTTGGACCGTATTAAACTGACTTGGGATTTAAGCGCTGAAGATATAAAAAACCGGGTAGATAGTTTGATAAAAACTGTTAGAGATGTATACGATAAGGTTGGAAATCTAAAGGAGAATGAATTGACTTATGAAAACACCATTCAG gcTATGACAAACAATGATAGTTACTACAGTGTGCAGAGGAACATGTTAGACTTTCCGCAACATGTCTCCGCCAAGAAAGAGATCCGCGAGGCAAGCACGGAGGCAGATAAAAAACTATCTGAATTTGATGTTGAGATGAG TATGAGGCAAGATGTTTTTGATAATTTGGTAGCATTTCAGAGTAAAACTGATGTCTCTAAACTTAAACCAGAAGCCAAACGTTATTTGGAGAAACTCATCAAATTGGGTCGACGAAACG GACTGCATCTGGCAAAAGATATCCAAGATCAGATAAAAGCCATGAAGAAAAGAGCTAGTGACATTGCCATTGATTTCAACAAGAATATCAATGATGAGAACACTGTGTTAGAGTTTACTGAGAAAGAATTAG ATGGTGTACCAGCAGATGTTATCAAGAGGTTTGAAAAG ACCAGTGATGGCAAGTGTAAAGTTACTCTCCAGTACCCAGACTACTTCCCTGTCATGAAGAAATGTCGAAATCCAGAGACCAGACGGCAGATGGAGTTTGCCTTTAACTCTAG GTGCAAAGAAGCTAACACAAAGATAATGGAAGAGTTAGTTGAAATTCGTCATAAG AAATCCCAACTACTTGATTTCCCAACGCATGCCGCATTCATCCTAGACATGCGTATGGCAAAGAAAGCAGAGTCTGTTGCAACCTTTCTTAAGGATTTGTCTCAGAAATTGCGTCCTCTACAGGATAAGGAATTGAAGCGTTTTCTACAATACAAGGAAGAGGAG TGCAAAGAACTAGGCATTGAATTTGACAGCAAGATTAACTACTGGGATATGCGTTACTACATGACAATCGCTGAGGAAAGGGAATATTCCATTGATCACAATAAACTGAAGGAATACTTCCCATTGGATCATGTGACCACTGGATTATTAAACATATATCAG GAACTTCTCGGCCTAAAATTCAAGGAAGTTGAGAACCCCCCAGTATGGCATGAGGATGTACAAATG TTCACTGTAATTGATGTAGCAACTGACCAGTTCATGGGTCATTTCTTTCTTGACCTCTTCCCACGTGAAGGCAAGTTCAGCCATGCAGCATGCTTTGGATTGCag CCTGGTTGCTTAGAGCCAGATGGCAGCAGACAGTCTGCAGCTGCAGCCATGGTGGCTAACTTCACCAAGCCTACCTCAGACCAACCATCACTTCTCACTCATGATGAT GTGGAGACATTTTTCCATGAGTTTGGTCATGTGATGCATCAGATCTGTTCCCAGGCTGAGATCAGCTTATTCAG TGGAACACGCGTGGAGCGTGATTTTGTGGAGGCGCCATCACAGATGTTGGAGAACTGGGTGTGGGAGAAGGAATCTCTGTCGCGTATGTCAAAACACTACAAGGACGGAAGCGCTATTCCTGATGAACTAATGGATAAGCTGGTGAAGGCACGCAACGCAAATGCTGGAGTGTTTAACCAGCGTCAAATCTTGCTTGGAACCTTTGACCAAACCATTCATACTAAAGATAAA GCTGATACACAATCCATCTATGCTGAGATTTCCAAAGATGTTCTGCAGATTCCTGCTACTCCAAACACCAACATGTGTGCAGCATTTGGCCATCTTGCTGATGGATATGACGCACAGTACTATGGATATTTG TGGAGTGAAGTTTACTGCATGGATATGTTCCACTCCCGCTTCAAGAAGGAAGGTATAATGAATCCAAAGGTGGGAATGGATTATAGAAAATACATCCTTCAGCCTGGTGGGTCTATG GATGCTATTGATATGTTGAAGAAATTTCTAGGCCGTGAACCAAGCCAAGAATCCTTCCTTATCAGCAAGGGACTGCAGGCCTAA
- the LOC140051001 gene encoding thimet oligopeptidase-like isoform X2, with translation MADTFLDRIKLTWDLSAEDIKNRVDSLIKTVRDVYDKVGNLKENELTYENTIQAMTNNDSYYSVQRNMLDFPQHVSAKKEIREASTEADKKLSEFDVEMSMRQDVFDNLVAFQSKTDVSKLKPEAKRYLEKLIKLGRRNGLHLAKDIQDQIKAMKKRASDIAIDFNKNINDENTVLEFTEKELDGVPADVIKRFEKTSDGKCKVTLQYPDYFPVMKKCRNPETRRQMEFAFNSRCKEANTKIMEELVEIRHKKSQLLDFPTHAAFILDMRMAKKAESVATFLKDLSQKLRPLQDKELKRFLQYKEEECKELGIEFDSKINYWDMRYYMTIAEEREYSIDHNKLKEYFPLDHVTTGLLNIYQELLGLKFKEVENPPVWHEDVQMFTVIDVATDQFMGHFFLDLFPREGKFSHAACFGLQPGCLEPDGSRQSAAAAMVANFTKPTSDQPSLLTHDDVETFFHEFGHVMHDILGQTDFTYFSGTRVERDFVEAPSQMLENWVWEKESLSRMSKHYKDGSAIPDELMDKLVKARNANAGVFNQRQILLGTFDQTIHTKDKADTQSIYAEISKDVLQIPATPNTNMCAAFGHLADGYDAQYYGYLWSEVYCMDMFHSRFKKEGIMNPKVGMDYRKYILQPGGSMDAIDMLKKFLGREPSQESFLISKGLQA, from the exons ATGGCTGATACATTTTTGGACCGTATTAAACTGACTTGGGATTTAAGCGCTGAAGATATAAAAAACCGGGTAGATAGTTTGATAAAAACTGTTAGAGATGTATACGATAAGGTTGGAAATCTAAAGGAGAATGAATTGACTTATGAAAACACCATTCAG gcTATGACAAACAATGATAGTTACTACAGTGTGCAGAGGAACATGTTAGACTTTCCGCAACATGTCTCCGCCAAGAAAGAGATCCGCGAGGCAAGCACGGAGGCAGATAAAAAACTATCTGAATTTGATGTTGAGATGAG TATGAGGCAAGATGTTTTTGATAATTTGGTAGCATTTCAGAGTAAAACTGATGTCTCTAAACTTAAACCAGAAGCCAAACGTTATTTGGAGAAACTCATCAAATTGGGTCGACGAAACG GACTGCATCTGGCAAAAGATATCCAAGATCAGATAAAAGCCATGAAGAAAAGAGCTAGTGACATTGCCATTGATTTCAACAAGAATATCAATGATGAGAACACTGTGTTAGAGTTTACTGAGAAAGAATTAG ATGGTGTACCAGCAGATGTTATCAAGAGGTTTGAAAAG ACCAGTGATGGCAAGTGTAAAGTTACTCTCCAGTACCCAGACTACTTCCCTGTCATGAAGAAATGTCGAAATCCAGAGACCAGACGGCAGATGGAGTTTGCCTTTAACTCTAG GTGCAAAGAAGCTAACACAAAGATAATGGAAGAGTTAGTTGAAATTCGTCATAAG AAATCCCAACTACTTGATTTCCCAACGCATGCCGCATTCATCCTAGACATGCGTATGGCAAAGAAAGCAGAGTCTGTTGCAACCTTTCTTAAGGATTTGTCTCAGAAATTGCGTCCTCTACAGGATAAGGAATTGAAGCGTTTTCTACAATACAAGGAAGAGGAG TGCAAAGAACTAGGCATTGAATTTGACAGCAAGATTAACTACTGGGATATGCGTTACTACATGACAATCGCTGAGGAAAGGGAATATTCCATTGATCACAATAAACTGAAGGAATACTTCCCATTGGATCATGTGACCACTGGATTATTAAACATATATCAG GAACTTCTCGGCCTAAAATTCAAGGAAGTTGAGAACCCCCCAGTATGGCATGAGGATGTACAAATG TTCACTGTAATTGATGTAGCAACTGACCAGTTCATGGGTCATTTCTTTCTTGACCTCTTCCCACGTGAAGGCAAGTTCAGCCATGCAGCATGCTTTGGATTGCag CCTGGTTGCTTAGAGCCAGATGGCAGCAGACAGTCTGCAGCTGCAGCCATGGTGGCTAACTTCACCAAGCCTACCTCAGACCAACCATCACTTCTCACTCATGATGAT GTGGAAACATTCTTCCATGAATTTGGTCATGTGATGCATGATATCCTGGGACAAACAGACTTCACATATTTCAG TGGAACACGCGTGGAGCGTGATTTTGTGGAGGCGCCATCACAGATGTTGGAGAACTGGGTGTGGGAGAAGGAATCTCTGTCGCGTATGTCAAAACACTACAAGGACGGAAGCGCTATTCCTGATGAACTAATGGATAAGCTGGTGAAGGCACGCAACGCAAATGCTGGAGTGTTTAACCAGCGTCAAATCTTGCTTGGAACCTTTGACCAAACCATTCATACTAAAGATAAA GCTGATACACAATCCATCTATGCTGAGATTTCCAAAGATGTTCTGCAGATTCCTGCTACTCCAAACACCAACATGTGTGCAGCATTTGGCCATCTTGCTGATGGATATGACGCACAGTACTATGGATATTTG TGGAGTGAAGTTTACTGCATGGATATGTTCCACTCCCGCTTCAAGAAGGAAGGTATAATGAATCCAAAGGTGGGAATGGATTATAGAAAATACATCCTTCAGCCTGGTGGGTCTATG GATGCTATTGATATGTTGAAGAAATTTCTAGGCCGTGAACCAAGCCAAGAATCCTTCCTTATCAGCAAGGGACTGCAGGCCTAA